Proteins from a single region of Desulfovibrio sp.:
- a CDS encoding cobalamin biosynthesis protein CbiL, whose translation MLQTPALAHRVNIFAWTEGPQVAVKCGFSGGNSVRNGEVTVYDAADGQVLLTGQTDTEGLFRFDIPPRGREHGLRIRINAGEGHQNEWLLEAAELASAPAPASAAAPAAPRHAETTASAAAKNAGGPSTGPQPASTGLPAAAPEISASGPVSAAEIQAIVDAALEAQEAKFSALLDSRLSPVKRQLAEMRTDEPGMREIVGGMGWFVGLAGLALYFRSRRR comes from the coding sequence GTGCTGCAGACGCCCGCCCTGGCGCACCGGGTGAACATCTTCGCCTGGACTGAAGGCCCGCAGGTTGCCGTCAAATGCGGCTTCAGCGGCGGCAACAGCGTCAGGAACGGAGAGGTCACGGTATATGATGCGGCTGACGGCCAGGTTTTGCTCACAGGCCAGACAGATACGGAAGGACTTTTTCGCTTTGATATTCCGCCCAGGGGACGGGAGCACGGCCTGCGCATACGTATCAATGCTGGCGAAGGGCATCAGAACGAATGGCTGCTGGAAGCGGCCGAACTGGCCTCTGCTCCGGCTCCGGCTTCGGCTGCGGCTCCGGCTGCGCCCCGCCATGCCGAAACCACCGCCAGTGCAGCGGCGAAAAACGCTGGCGGCCCCAGCACCGGGCCGCAGCCCGCAAGCACGGGGCTTCCCGCCGCCGCCCCGGAAATTTCAGCTTCCGGCCCTGTGAGCGCCGCAGAAATACAGGCCATTGTGGATGCCGCCCTTGAGGCGCAGGAGGCAAAGTTCTCCGCCCTGCTGGACTCCCGCCTGTCCCCCGTGAAGCGGCAACTTGCCGAAATGCGCACAGACGAACCGGGCATGCGCGAAATCGTGGGCGGCATGGGCTGGTTTGTGGGTCTGGCCGGATTGGCCCTTTACTTCCGTTCCCGGCGGCGGTAA
- the cbiQ gene encoding cobalt ECF transporter T component CbiQ, with amino-acid sequence MFDQPFVRPSAIQRIDPRVRMALAALTALCLSTLQDVTASCAGLGLGLALLLLARPPLLPLLRRLAVINMFAAFLWCVTPLTMPGQEVARWGFISLSAEGLHLALLVTIKSNAIVCVFLALVATMDTPTAGHALECLHCPRKLVFLFLFTARQVHDIARQWQCLSVAARLRGFRPRTGMHTYRTVASLLGLLLVRSYERSQRVREAMLLRGFSGQFHSVAVFKARPVDGLFALLMLLCLAGLVLMEYRDQIYGL; translated from the coding sequence ATGTTTGACCAGCCCTTTGTACGCCCTTCGGCCATACAGCGCATTGACCCGCGTGTGCGTATGGCCCTTGCAGCGCTGACCGCGTTGTGCCTTTCGACGCTGCAGGACGTGACCGCCAGCTGCGCGGGGCTTGGCCTGGGCCTGGCGCTGCTGCTTCTGGCCCGTCCACCCCTGCTGCCGCTGTTACGTCGTCTGGCGGTGATCAACATGTTTGCGGCCTTTTTGTGGTGTGTCACCCCGCTGACCATGCCCGGACAGGAAGTGGCGCGGTGGGGTTTCATAAGCTTGAGCGCCGAGGGTCTGCATCTGGCCCTGCTCGTCACCATCAAGTCCAATGCCATAGTCTGTGTTTTTCTGGCCCTTGTGGCCACAATGGACACGCCAACGGCAGGGCATGCCCTGGAATGCCTGCACTGCCCGCGAAAGCTGGTGTTTCTTTTTCTGTTTACGGCCCGGCAGGTGCATGACATCGCGCGGCAATGGCAGTGCCTGAGCGTTGCCGCGCGGCTGCGCGGCTTTCGCCCGCGCACCGGCATGCACACCTACCGCACAGTGGCTTCCTTGTTGGGACTTTTGCTGGTGCGCAGCTACGAACGTTCACAAAGAGTGCGCGAAGCCATGCTGCTGCGGGGATTTTCAGGCCAGTTCCACTCGGTGGCGGTATTTAAGGCGCGTCCTGTGGACGGCCTTTTTGCCCTCTTGATGCTGCTCTGCCTTGCAGGACTTGTGCTTATGGAGTACCGGGATCAAATCTATGGACTGTAA
- a CDS encoding ABC transporter ATP-binding protein, protein MDCNTENNCIFSLENIHFQYERDGNIRQVLKGIDLALLPEQHIGFYGPNGSGKTTLFRCITGLITPQQGCVRFHGREMRAEKDFHSLRCAVGFVLQHAEDQLFFPSVLEDVAFGPLNLGLSPEAARERAHETLRNLGLDGFENRLTHRLSGGEKKLVSLAAVLAMRPEALLLDEPTNGLDNEARERIIDILQKLPTARITISHDWDFLARISTTYLTLAHGRLDACAPSFSHTHAHAHPLGDEPHAH, encoded by the coding sequence ATGGACTGTAATACAGAAAACAACTGCATCTTCAGCCTCGAAAACATCCATTTTCAGTATGAACGGGATGGCAATATCCGCCAGGTGCTCAAGGGAATTGACCTGGCCCTCCTGCCGGAGCAGCATATCGGTTTTTACGGCCCCAACGGCAGCGGCAAAACAACGCTTTTTCGCTGTATCACAGGCCTGATAACCCCGCAGCAGGGTTGTGTGCGCTTTCATGGCCGCGAAATGCGCGCCGAAAAAGACTTTCACAGCCTGCGCTGCGCCGTGGGCTTTGTGCTGCAACATGCCGAGGATCAGCTGTTCTTTCCCTCCGTGCTTGAAGATGTGGCCTTTGGCCCGCTGAACCTGGGCCTGTCGCCTGAAGCTGCACGCGAGCGGGCGCATGAAACCCTGCGCAACCTCGGACTGGACGGTTTTGAAAACCGCCTTACCCACCGGCTTTCGGGCGGTGAAAAAAAACTGGTCTCCCTCGCGGCAGTGCTGGCCATGCGGCCTGAAGCCCTGCTGCTTGATGAACCCACCAACGGCCTTGATAACGAGGCCCGTGAACGCATCATCGATATCCTGCAAAAACTTCCCACAGCCCGCATCACCATCTCGCACGACTGGGACTTTCTCGCCCGCATATCCACCACCTATCTGACGCTCGCTCACGGCCGCCTTGACGCCTGCGCCCCCAGCTTCAGCCACACGCACGCCCACGCCCACCCCCTGGGCGACGAACCCCACGCCCACTAG